Within the Thalassotalea ponticola genome, the region GGCAAATATAAACTAGCCGAAAAACTAGGCGTTCGCTTTGACATTAAAGTCACAGAGAATGAACTTGTATTAAAACCAACGGGTATCGAAAAAACCTTTCCCATGTTGAATGTCGCGTTCTATCACGCAACATTAGCCGACCGCGACTTTGCGATAAAAGTAACACCTGATGGCAACGGTTGGTTGCGTACCCCGCTTGAGAACAATATTGAAGGAAAATGGCGTATTGTCATTACCCCGTTTGATAACACCTGGAAGTTGCAAACTATTCTTGGCTTGCCACAACAACAATTTAGAGCTTTCGAACTTAGATATTAATTATGTCGCACGCACATCAGGACTGCTTTCACTGTGGAGAGCCGATCCCTGCAGGTATTCACTTGCCAGTGGAAATTGAAGGAAAAAGCCACGATATGTGCTGCATTGGTTGCCAAGCCGTTGCGCAAACTATCGTTGCTAATGGGTTACAAGACTATTATCGTTTTCGCAGTGAAAAAGGTAATAAAATCGATGCCAGTATCCCTGATGCGTTAAAAGATCATCAGTTTGTTGATGACGAAAATTTGCAAAGCGAATTCACCTTTGATGTTGATAATCAAAAGGAAACCATAGTCTCTATCGACGGCATGAGTTGTGCTGCCTGCGCATGGCTTATTGAGAAGCAACTCGCTTCTCACCAAGCGATCAGCAAAGTGCAGGTTAACGCGACAACCCAACGAGCGACAATTACCTGGGACAACACCCAACTTAAACTCAGTGCAATATTAAAAACCATCCAACGCATTGGCTATCAAGCGTCGCCATTTAAAGCCAATCAAGTCGAGCAAAGTAACAAGCAACAAAGTAAGGCGTTTATTCGTCGTCTTGGGGTCAGCGGCATTCTGACCATGCAAGTGATGATGATTGCTGTCGGTTTGTATTTTGGGGCCTTTAGTGATCTTGCTGAGCATAATTTGACTTACCTTCGCGGCACCAGTTTTGTACTCACATTGCCCATAGTCACCTATGGCGCCCTACCGTTTTACACAGGTGCGCTTAGTGCGTTACGGGCTCGTCGTTTATCGATGGACGTACCGGTGTCTATTGCCATTATTTTGGCGTTTTGCGCCAGTACGTGGGCAACGTTTACACAAACCGGCGAGGTTTATTTTGAGTCGCTGGCAATGTTCACCTTTTTATTGTTAATTGGCAAATTTTTGGAATTTAGAGCCCGTGCGCATGCCGCCCAGGCCTCTGCCAACTTATTAAAATTAATGCCTCTCACTGCGACCATTCTCGTTGACGATGCTGAACAAGTGATCAGCGCCAAACGATTAACGGTTGGCGATCGCATTATAGTTAAGCCAGGAGAAACTGTTGCCGGTGATGGGGTTGTTATCTATGGTCAATCGAGTGTTGACGAATCGATGTTAACCGGTGAACACGTGCCTGTTCACAAATCTGTCGGTCAGAGCGTTTTCGCTGGCACTGTCAATGGTGATGGCAATTTAACGGTGCAGATCACCCAAACCAGCTCAGATAGTTTTCTTACCAATTTAATTCGACTGAGTGAAAAAGCTCAAGCACATAAGCCTGCCATCGCTCAATTATCGGATAAAATTGCCCAGTACTTTGTGGCTATTATCTTACTTACTGCGATAGCGACCTCAATTTACTGGTACCAACACATGCCATCTGAGGCTTTTTGGATCACCCTATCGGTGCTGGTAGCGACCTGCCCTTGCGCGTTATCACTGGCCACCCCCACGGCGCTCACCTGTGGCACA harbors:
- a CDS encoding FixH family protein encodes the protein MKTPWYKEPWAYLVFILPLSAVVAGITTLIIANTGADTVVVDDYYKKGKAINQDIGKYKLAEKLGVRFDIKVTENELVLKPTGIEKTFPMLNVAFYHATLADRDFAIKVTPDGNGWLRTPLENNIEGKWRIVITPFDNTWKLQTILGLPQQQFRAFELRY
- a CDS encoding heavy metal translocating P-type ATPase; amino-acid sequence: MSHAHQDCFHCGEPIPAGIHLPVEIEGKSHDMCCIGCQAVAQTIVANGLQDYYRFRSEKGNKIDASIPDALKDHQFVDDENLQSEFTFDVDNQKETIVSIDGMSCAACAWLIEKQLASHQAISKVQVNATTQRATITWDNTQLKLSAILKTIQRIGYQASPFKANQVEQSNKQQSKAFIRRLGVSGILTMQVMMIAVGLYFGAFSDLAEHNLTYLRGTSFVLTLPIVTYGALPFYTGALSALRARRLSMDVPVSIAIILAFCASTWATFTQTGEVYFESLAMFTFLLLIGKFLEFRARAHAAQASANLLKLMPLTATILVDDAEQVISAKRLTVGDRIIVKPGETVAGDGVVIYGQSSVDESMLTGEHVPVHKSVGQSVFAGTVNGDGNLTVQITQTSSDSFLTNLIRLSEKAQAHKPAIAQLSDKIAQYFVAIILLTAIATSIYWYQHMPSEAFWITLSVLVATCPCALSLATPTALTCGTIRLNRDGIMIKSGHVLETMPSVDCFAFDKTGTLTRGEFSLVDCKLFDQTIDKDHLLATIAAMESHSEHPIAKAFIDYRDFAVNVEQITVVPGSGIRGYQDGNDIAIGKASWIKSITGADNFEDDDAQVVVAINNRLIAALYLGDVIRNDSNDVLQTLNQKQNYTLMISGDNKAGVEAFTGVALDELHHSCSAQDKLEIIERQQKSGRTVAVVGDGVNDSPVFAQAHVAIAMGSGTEIAKSGADVILLNNKLTSLLDLLNTSKQTGQIIKQNFAWAFAYNTIVLPLAVCGFITPYMAVLGMSASSIIVVTNSLRLLK